In Maridesulfovibrio sp., a single genomic region encodes these proteins:
- a CDS encoding cytochrome c family protein: protein MRGRLPAVRIGVFLAAFIVMGCFASEYGISDSATYVGSGKCKECHEQEYNNYHKFSKKAHSSKSVKIMASDLDPDELKECYGCHATGYGKPGGFVSFEETPELADAGCEVCHGPGSLHAEDGDPEFIKKDLSIKDCETCHNAERVENFNFKPLIFGGAH from the coding sequence ATGCGAGGAAGATTGCCTGCCGTCCGGATCGGGGTTTTTCTGGCGGCGTTTATCGTTATGGGCTGCTTTGCATCGGAATATGGTATTTCCGATTCCGCAACGTATGTTGGATCTGGAAAATGCAAAGAATGTCATGAACAGGAGTACAACAACTACCATAAGTTCTCGAAAAAAGCGCATTCCAGCAAGAGTGTTAAGATTATGGCTTCGGACCTTGATCCTGACGAACTCAAGGAATGCTACGGATGCCACGCAACAGGATACGGCAAACCCGGCGGATTTGTTTCCTTTGAAGAAACACCGGAACTTGCCGATGCCGGGTGCGAGGTCTGTCACGGTCCGGGCTCTCTCCATGCAGAGGATGGCGATCCGGAATTCATAAAAAAGGATCTGTCCATAAAGGACTGTGAAACCTGCCACAATGCTGAAAGGGTAGAGAATTTCAACTTCAAGCCGCTGATTTTCGGCGGAGCCCATTAG
- a CDS encoding IscA/HesB family protein, producing the protein MVELTDAALKQLENYFADKDRTPIRVYLATGGUAGPRLALALDEPKGTDDTLDVEGFTFLIDKDLNEQGSPFRVDLSYTGFVIDSRMELGGGGECGSCSGSCG; encoded by the coding sequence ATGGTTGAATTAACCGATGCTGCATTAAAACAGCTTGAAAACTATTTTGCAGATAAAGACAGAACCCCTATCCGCGTATATCTGGCTACCGGCGGTTGAGCCGGCCCCCGGCTGGCATTGGCTCTGGATGAGCCAAAAGGTACTGACGATACGCTTGATGTTGAAGGGTTTACCTTTCTGATCGATAAGGATCTCAACGAGCAGGGCAGCCCTTTCCGGGTTGACTTAAGCTATACCGGATTCGTCATTGATTCCAGAATGGAACTTGGCGGCGGAGGGGAATGCGGTTCCTGCTCCGGCAGCTGCGGCTGA
- a CDS encoding CoB--CoM heterodisulfide reductase iron-sulfur subunit B family protein, with the protein MSDSLKVAYYPGCSGTGTSMEYDMSTRAVCAELGIELAEIPDWSCCGSTPAHTVDHALSSALSARNLQLVESMNLDTAITPCPSCLTNLKTAEHRMQKDSMREKVNKLLDKPYNGGVTTKSVLQVMVEDLGLDAIKKKTIKPLKGLKVAAYYGCIMNRPPEVMNFDDPEHPMAMDNIMTAMGATVLPFPLKVECCGASFGIPRKDVVMKLSGKLLDAAEGLGIDALVTACPLCQMNLDLRQSQINSATGARHNIPIFYYTQLMGLALAIGEKELGLDKLCVSPRNAINAIGREEK; encoded by the coding sequence ATGAGTGATTCCTTGAAAGTAGCATACTATCCCGGATGCTCCGGCACCGGGACATCCATGGAATATGACATGTCCACCCGCGCGGTCTGTGCCGAACTCGGCATTGAACTTGCCGAGATCCCGGACTGGAGCTGTTGCGGTTCCACTCCGGCCCATACTGTGGACCATGCACTCTCCAGCGCACTTTCCGCCCGCAACCTTCAGTTGGTGGAAAGCATGAATCTGGACACTGCAATCACGCCGTGCCCGAGCTGCCTGACCAACCTGAAAACGGCCGAACACCGCATGCAGAAAGATTCCATGCGCGAAAAGGTCAACAAACTGCTGGACAAGCCGTACAACGGCGGCGTGACCACCAAGTCCGTCCTGCAGGTAATGGTTGAAGACCTCGGACTCGATGCAATAAAGAAAAAGACAATCAAACCGCTCAAGGGGCTCAAGGTTGCCGCCTACTACGGCTGCATCATGAACAGACCCCCGGAAGTGATGAACTTCGATGATCCGGAACACCCCATGGCCATGGACAACATAATGACCGCCATGGGAGCGACGGTGCTGCCTTTTCCCCTCAAGGTCGAGTGCTGCGGAGCATCCTTCGGCATCCCGCGCAAGGACGTGGTAATGAAGCTCTCCGGAAAACTGCTGGATGCAGCCGAGGGACTCGGCATAGACGCGCTGGTTACCGCCTGCCCGCTCTGCCAGATGAACCTTGACCTGCGTCAGAGCCAGATCAACTCCGCCACCGGAGCAAGACACAACATCCCCATCTTCTATTACACCCAGCTTATGGGCCTGGCCCTTGCCATAGGAGAAAAGGAACTGGGACTGGACAAGCTCTGCGTGAGCCCCCGAAACGCGATCAATGCCATCGGCAGAGAGGAAAAATAG
- a CDS encoding TetR/AcrR family transcriptional regulator, translated as MKTKDIILATAKEMISEVGFHKATTANLAKAANISEGTIYRHFESKEDILMHILNALEEQFSYYIEAIRKKLDVKECSLEDIMNEYFDFFEKNEIDMKIMLSTYGLLDSSKRLMAVFLKNLELILEDCIRIGVEKGEIKDINIEDNATVVMTIIFGLTRMQLYWPAGRDVRKEAVEFCRRSIIIS; from the coding sequence ATGAAGACCAAGGATATCATCCTCGCAACAGCCAAGGAAATGATCTCAGAGGTGGGTTTCCACAAAGCCACAACGGCCAATCTGGCCAAGGCTGCCAACATTTCAGAAGGAACTATCTACAGGCATTTTGAAAGCAAGGAAGACATCCTCATGCATATTCTCAATGCCCTCGAAGAACAATTTTCGTATTACATTGAGGCGATACGCAAAAAACTGGATGTAAAGGAATGTTCACTTGAAGACATTATGAATGAATATTTCGACTTCTTCGAGAAGAATGAAATAGATATGAAGATCATGCTCTCGACATACGGGCTGCTTGATTCCTCCAAACGGCTTATGGCTGTTTTCCTGAAGAACCTTGAACTCATTCTTGAAGACTGCATCCGTATCGGAGTGGAAAAGGGCGAAATCAAGGATATAAACATCGAAGACAACGCAACAGTCGTCATGACCATCATTTTCGGCCTGACCAGAATGCAGCTCTACTGGCCTGCCGGACGTGATGTACGGAAGGAAGCAGTGGAATTCTGCCGCCGCAGCATCATTATCAGCTAG
- a CDS encoding NifB/NifX family molybdenum-iron cluster-binding protein, which translates to MKFLKLTGRTVWKITSCPDAAEGSACRAGADRAAVVSKIRGPGREQAAWRDHPSATDKGEINMKVAISCQGKDLNGEVDPRFGRAKGFLICDTENDGFEFVDNIQNLNAAQGAGIQSAQNVAATGAKAVITGHVGPKAFMALDKGKISVHLIESGTVAEALASFKAGKLESASEADKDGHW; encoded by the coding sequence ATGAAATTCTTGAAGCTTACAGGCAGAACTGTCTGGAAAATTACATCATGCCCGGATGCGGCGGAAGGGTCGGCATGCCGGGCCGGTGCAGACAGGGCGGCCGTGGTTTCAAAAATCAGAGGTCCGGGCAGGGAGCAGGCCGCTTGGCGGGACCATCCCTCAGCAACGGACAAGGGAGAGATTAATATGAAAGTAGCTATCAGCTGTCAGGGCAAGGACCTGAACGGTGAAGTGGATCCCCGCTTCGGACGGGCCAAGGGTTTTCTTATCTGCGATACTGAAAACGACGGCTTCGAATTTGTGGATAATATTCAGAACCTGAATGCCGCCCAGGGGGCCGGAATCCAGTCCGCCCAGAATGTGGCCGCGACGGGTGCCAAGGCCGTAATTACCGGGCATGTAGGTCCGAAGGCATTTATGGCTCTGGACAAAGGCAAAATCTCTGTGCACCTCATTGAAAGCGGAACTGTTGCAGAGGCTCTGGCCTCCTTCAAGGCAGGCAAGCTTGAATCGGCCAGTGAAGCTGACAAGGACGGGCACTGGTAG
- the hypB gene encoding hydrogenase nickel incorporation protein HypB, with amino-acid sequence MGEIPVVRNILEANDRIAEELKQFFKEKNILCLNLMSSPGSGKTSLLEKTLADLKDEFKMAVIEGDLQTDNDARRVAATGAQAVQINTEGGCHLNSSQVKEALSLLDLEGLDILFVENVGNLVCPAEFNVGEDHKITLLTVTEGDDKPEKYPLMFHISSVMILNKIDLLPYVDFDLEKAKNHARKLNADIELFPMSCRTREGLEDWYAWLRKARSEKA; translated from the coding sequence ATGGGCGAGATTCCCGTAGTAAGAAATATTCTGGAAGCAAATGATAGAATTGCTGAAGAGCTCAAACAGTTTTTCAAGGAAAAAAACATACTGTGCCTGAACCTGATGAGTTCTCCGGGGTCCGGCAAAACCAGTCTGCTGGAAAAGACCCTTGCCGATCTCAAGGATGAATTCAAGATGGCCGTAATCGAGGGTGATCTTCAGACCGACAACGATGCCCGCCGGGTTGCGGCTACAGGTGCTCAGGCCGTTCAGATAAATACCGAGGGCGGCTGCCATCTCAATTCCAGCCAGGTCAAGGAAGCTCTTTCCCTGCTGGACCTTGAAGGGCTGGACATCCTGTTTGTTGAAAACGTGGGTAATCTGGTCTGCCCGGCAGAATTCAATGTCGGTGAAGATCACAAGATAACCCTGCTCACGGTTACTGAAGGTGATGACAAACCTGAAAAGTATCCCCTCATGTTTCATATTTCATCCGTAATGATCCTGAACAAGATCGACCTGCTGCCGTATGTTGATTTCGACCTTGAAAAGGCCAAAAACCATGCTCGCAAGCTTAACGCCGATATAGAGCTTTTCCCCATGTCCTGCCGTACTCGCGAAGGACTTGAAGACTGGTACGCCTGGTTGCGTAAAGCCCGCTCCGAAAAAGCGTAA
- a CDS encoding methyl-accepting chemotaxis protein yields the protein MKFIRDSLGNKVMVLTTLLTATVFILLFLGNSFWQRSSMMEEIEKTALRYAEMLQLAIREPMAKGDNSGTTEKFASVATNYNDVEIYLTNFKGNITYSTETGEIRSDLVKKFNNQEIVSLFVESLQAPIKRGMLTSLDGKDVFVEVESIKNERRCHHCHGSRQPILGSMLMVQDVSAQFASLHMSQYKGAMLSFAGLVALLGALLFFMRRSIVSRIKIISDATDEFVSGNLDACFEVNSSDELGSLGHHLAGMATQIKDQLVYNKGVLGGITVPMCVVDRDQRINFANTPLLDILAKTEEEVLNSFVGDYFTRNNDPLTAEAIASGECPEGLLRYKRADGVEFPLRYQVCPLLNAERETVGAIAVMVDLTEEEAGRLHIEQQQEALLEVANEVTEVSRHLLNSSEDLSLQMNELTSGVDTTAMQTGQVATAMEQMNATVLEVARNTGETAEASDRANKVARDGGVVVSDTVSEIYKVTEITDKLSDMLADLSSRAENIGAVMSVINDIADQTNLLALNAAIEAARAGEAGRGFAVVADEVRKLAEKTMSATNEVESAIGLIQQGTSDVVKEMSGVRGRVEKTVQMAEGAGTVLSEIVTESDKIADMVRAIATAAEQQSATSDEVNNSVTEINGLSQSLSSGIQNANGGIQDVAEMARKLSNLVERFK from the coding sequence ATGAAATTCATCAGAGATTCCCTCGGCAACAAGGTAATGGTCCTTACCACTCTCCTTACTGCTACCGTTTTCATTCTTCTTTTTCTGGGTAATTCTTTCTGGCAGCGATCTTCCATGATGGAGGAAATCGAAAAAACAGCTCTTCGTTATGCGGAGATGCTTCAGCTCGCCATACGCGAACCCATGGCCAAGGGGGATAACAGCGGAACAACTGAAAAGTTTGCCTCGGTTGCCACTAATTATAATGATGTTGAAATTTATCTGACCAATTTCAAAGGTAATATCACCTATTCCACGGAGACCGGAGAAATTCGTTCTGACCTTGTAAAAAAATTCAATAATCAGGAGATAGTCTCTCTTTTCGTTGAAAGCCTTCAGGCACCGATTAAAAGGGGAATGCTGACTTCATTGGATGGCAAGGACGTTTTTGTGGAAGTAGAAAGCATTAAGAACGAAAGGCGTTGCCATCACTGTCATGGAAGCAGGCAGCCGATACTGGGTTCAATGCTGATGGTTCAGGATGTCTCGGCGCAGTTCGCTTCTCTGCATATGTCCCAGTATAAGGGAGCCATGCTTTCCTTCGCAGGGCTTGTCGCCTTGCTGGGAGCGTTGCTTTTCTTCATGCGCAGATCAATTGTCAGCCGGATAAAGATCATTTCAGATGCCACGGACGAGTTTGTTTCTGGAAACCTGGATGCCTGTTTTGAGGTGAACAGTTCGGATGAACTCGGTTCTCTGGGGCATCATCTGGCCGGAATGGCCACGCAGATCAAGGACCAGCTTGTTTACAACAAGGGGGTCCTGGGCGGAATTACCGTGCCCATGTGCGTGGTTGACAGGGATCAGAGAATTAATTTTGCCAATACTCCGCTGCTGGACATTCTAGCCAAAACAGAAGAAGAGGTCCTCAATTCATTTGTGGGTGATTATTTCACCAGAAACAATGATCCGCTCACCGCAGAAGCTATTGCTTCCGGGGAATGTCCGGAAGGGCTGCTCCGTTATAAAAGGGCTGACGGAGTGGAATTCCCATTGCGTTATCAGGTCTGTCCGCTGCTCAATGCAGAGAGGGAAACTGTCGGCGCCATTGCGGTGATGGTTGATCTTACCGAAGAGGAAGCCGGACGTTTGCACATAGAGCAGCAGCAGGAAGCTTTGCTTGAGGTTGCCAACGAGGTTACCGAGGTGTCCAGGCATCTGCTGAATTCTTCCGAGGACTTGTCTCTTCAGATGAACGAGTTGACTTCAGGAGTTGATACCACTGCAATGCAGACCGGGCAGGTTGCAACAGCCATGGAGCAGATGAATGCCACGGTTCTGGAGGTTGCCAGGAACACTGGTGAAACCGCGGAGGCTTCCGACAGAGCCAACAAGGTGGCCCGTGACGGCGGCGTGGTTGTTTCCGATACTGTAAGTGAAATCTACAAAGTTACTGAAATAACGGATAAACTATCTGATATGCTCGCAGACCTGTCGAGCAGGGCTGAGAACATCGGCGCGGTTATGTCTGTAATTAATGATATTGCCGACCAGACAAATCTGCTGGCCCTGAATGCTGCCATTGAGGCCGCAAGAGCAGGCGAAGCAGGCAGGGGATTTGCCGTTGTCGCCGATGAAGTCCGCAAGCTGGCCGAAAAGACCATGAGCGCTACAAATGAGGTTGAAAGCGCCATAGGCCTGATCCAGCAGGGCACAAGTGATGTTGTAAAAGAAATGTCCGGAGTGCGCGGACGTGTTGAGAAAACAGTGCAGATGGCCGAGGGAGCCGGAACGGTCCTTTCTGAAATCGTAACCGAATCCGACAAGATAGCGGATATGGTTCGGGCCATAGCCACCGCCGCGGAACAGCAGTCGGCAACAAGTGACGAGGTCAACAACAGCGTCACGGAAATCAACGGACTGTCTCAGTCCCTGTCGTCAGGCATTCAGAATGCCAATGGCGGCATTCAGGATGTGGCGGAAATGGCCAGAAAGCTGAGCAATCTTGTGGAAAGGTTTAAATAA
- a CDS encoding 4Fe-4S dicluster domain-containing protein translates to MGIVNITKSYDADFVKQVEEESGQNLALCYQCGNCTAGCPYTFAYDIPVSRIMRLVQAGQKETVLKCKSLWLCATCESCTTRCPNNIDVAHIMDVLRHMARREGYAPVPTVKTFWDSFLDSVENNGRVFEVGLLAAYVAKTGRFWTDLDLGPKILPKGKMHFKPHQIQGKEEIAKIFKRFKEESRK, encoded by the coding sequence ATGGGAATAGTTAACATTACGAAGTCTTATGACGCCGATTTTGTAAAGCAGGTTGAAGAAGAGAGCGGACAGAATCTTGCGCTGTGTTATCAGTGCGGAAACTGTACCGCCGGATGTCCGTACACATTTGCGTACGACATCCCGGTCAGCAGGATCATGCGTCTCGTTCAGGCCGGGCAGAAGGAAACTGTATTGAAATGCAAATCCCTCTGGCTCTGTGCCACCTGCGAATCCTGCACAACCAGATGCCCGAACAACATTGATGTTGCGCACATAATGGATGTTCTGCGCCACATGGCCCGCCGGGAAGGATATGCTCCCGTGCCCACGGTCAAGACGTTCTGGGACAGCTTTCTCGATTCAGTTGAAAACAACGGTCGTGTGTTTGAAGTAGGTCTTCTGGCTGCTTATGTTGCCAAGACCGGAAGATTCTGGACAGACCTTGATCTGGGACCGAAGATCCTGCCCAAGGGCAAGATGCACTTCAAACCTCATCAGATCCAGGGCAAGGAAGAAATTGCCAAAATATTCAAACGGTTCAAAGAGGAGTCCCGCAAATGA
- a CDS encoding sigma 54-interacting transcriptional regulator: protein MKFPSNLPCSAVLDSLADGVFTVDLDWNITFFNEAASRITGVPAEEAVGSKCWDVFHSSLCDGECALRSCMNGCGRISNKSIFFIHADGRKVPISISASPLVDAAGNQLGGVESFRDLTDIQIIRREVEDSWRFEDIIGKSRPLAKVFSILPQVSRSEATVLLLGESGTGKELFARAIHNLSDRRNGPFVAVNCGALPDNLLESELFGYKEGAFTDARKDKAGRFELAAGGTIFLDEIGDMPANLQVKLLRVLQEKSFEPLGAVASVKADVRVVAATNRNLAELVEQGTFRQDLFYRLNVVTLTLPPLKDRVEDIPLLINHFISRLNALQGKDIDGVSEDTLQILMRHPFPGNVRELENILEFAFILCPSGFIQVEHLPEYLQPQSRESLPSADMPLTMEEIKCLAVRRALERNNQKKMATCRELGISKDTLRRIVSRCDEMGV, encoded by the coding sequence ATGAAATTCCCCAGCAACCTGCCCTGTTCCGCTGTGCTGGACTCCCTTGCCGATGGAGTCTTCACGGTTGATCTGGACTGGAACATTACATTCTTCAATGAAGCGGCGAGCCGCATAACCGGCGTGCCGGCGGAAGAAGCAGTTGGTTCCAAGTGCTGGGACGTATTTCATTCCAGTCTTTGCGATGGGGAGTGTGCATTGCGTTCCTGCATGAACGGGTGCGGGCGCATCAGCAACAAATCCATATTTTTCATTCATGCCGATGGCCGCAAGGTCCCTATCTCGATAAGTGCTTCTCCGCTTGTGGATGCTGCCGGCAATCAGCTTGGCGGGGTCGAGAGTTTTCGCGATCTGACTGATATCCAGATAATTCGCAGGGAAGTTGAGGATTCGTGGCGTTTTGAGGATATCATCGGCAAGAGCAGGCCGCTGGCCAAGGTTTTTTCCATTCTGCCGCAGGTGAGCAGGAGTGAGGCCACGGTGCTGCTTCTCGGTGAGTCCGGTACCGGGAAGGAGCTTTTCGCCCGCGCAATACATAATCTCAGCGATCGCCGGAACGGTCCGTTTGTGGCCGTAAACTGCGGAGCACTGCCGGACAACCTGCTGGAGTCGGAACTTTTCGGCTACAAGGAAGGGGCCTTTACCGATGCCAGAAAAGACAAGGCCGGCCGCTTTGAACTTGCTGCCGGAGGGACCATCTTTCTTGATGAGATAGGGGACATGCCCGCGAACCTGCAGGTAAAACTTTTGAGGGTTCTCCAGGAAAAGTCGTTTGAACCGTTGGGCGCTGTTGCCAGCGTAAAAGCGGATGTAAGGGTGGTCGCCGCTACCAACAGGAATCTTGCCGAACTGGTGGAGCAGGGAACATTCCGTCAGGACCTGTTTTACCGGCTTAACGTGGTTACCCTGACACTCCCTCCGCTAAAGGATCGAGTTGAGGATATACCTCTTCTCATCAATCATTTCATAAGCAGGCTTAATGCCCTGCAGGGAAAGGATATTGACGGTGTTTCCGAAGATACCCTGCAGATTCTCATGCGCCACCCTTTTCCCGGCAATGTGCGTGAGCTTGAGAACATTCTTGAATTCGCCTTCATCCTGTGTCCGAGCGGATTTATCCAGGTAGAGCATCTGCCCGAATATCTGCAGCCCCAATCAAGGGAATCCCTTCCTTCCGCCGATATGCCCCTGACCATGGAGGAGATAAAATGCCTCGCGGTCCGGCGCGCTCTGGAAAGAAACAATCAGAAAAAAATGGCTACCTGCCGTGAACTTGGAATATCCAAGGATACTCTCCGGCGCATAGTTTCCCGCTGTGATGAAATGGGCGTATAA
- a CDS encoding CBS domain-containing protein, with product MYVGLKMLKDFVTVTPDTPVREADKILEDNQLWMLLVKDGDELIGYVTKEDVRAALPSVINSLDKHELNYLISKVTVREVVHKNITTIPPETEIEAAADLMFEMNLSGIAVVDENKKLIGYINRNKMLEVLVEEMGLKQGGSRIVIDVEERTGIIYEVAGIISNMKYSIISTCVFNHRNRRVVVVRVATEDPTPIIASIRERGYKVVGPEDFMDDWKS from the coding sequence ATGTATGTGGGACTGAAAATGCTCAAGGACTTTGTCACCGTTACGCCCGACACTCCGGTGAGGGAAGCGGACAAAATTCTGGAAGACAATCAGTTGTGGATGCTTCTGGTCAAGGATGGTGACGAACTTATCGGTTACGTTACCAAGGAAGATGTCCGCGCAGCGTTGCCGTCGGTTATCAACTCTCTTGACAAGCATGAACTGAACTATCTGATCAGCAAGGTCACTGTTCGCGAAGTCGTGCACAAAAACATCACCACCATCCCGCCGGAAACAGAGATTGAGGCCGCAGCGGACCTCATGTTTGAAATGAACCTGTCCGGCATTGCCGTTGTGGATGAAAACAAGAAGCTTATTGGCTACATCAACCGCAACAAAATGCTCGAAGTTCTGGTTGAGGAAATGGGACTCAAGCAGGGTGGCAGCCGTATTGTCATTGATGTGGAGGAACGGACAGGGATTATCTACGAAGTTGCCGGAATCATCTCCAACATGAAATACAGCATCATCAGCACCTGCGTTTTCAACCACCGCAACAGGCGGGTGGTTGTTGTCCGCGTAGCCACGGAAGACCCTACCCCGATCATCGCGAGCATCCGGGAAAGAGGTTACAAGGTTGTTGGACCGGAAGATTTCATGGACGACTGGAAAAGTTAG
- a CDS encoding hydrogenase maturation nickel metallochaperone HypA → MRCCTLPLIIFWVSPDFMHEMSIAQSIFAIIQEEMEKQPDSTLKKINVGNGALAGVVSDALTFGWEAVTIGTKFEGSVLEVREIPIKVRCGGCGEEFTPEDKLYMACPKCGLEIGHEVLQGKELQIESIEVD, encoded by the coding sequence ATGCGCTGCTGCACCTTGCCCCTGATAATTTTTTGGGTTAGTCCAGATTTTATGCATGAAATGTCAATTGCGCAAAGTATCTTTGCAATAATTCAAGAGGAAATGGAGAAGCAGCCGGATTCCACGCTGAAGAAAATCAATGTGGGAAACGGAGCCCTTGCCGGAGTGGTGTCTGATGCACTTACTTTCGGCTGGGAAGCTGTAACCATCGGAACAAAGTTTGAAGGTTCAGTTCTTGAAGTAAGGGAAATTCCGATAAAGGTCCGATGCGGCGGCTGCGGGGAGGAGTTTACGCCTGAAGACAAGCTGTACATGGCCTGTCCTAAGTGCGGCTTGGAAATAGGCCACGAGGTACTGCAGGGAAAGGAACTGCAGATCGAGAGCATCGAGGTTGATTGA